One Sphingobacteruim zhuxiongii DNA window includes the following coding sequences:
- the glgB gene encoding 1,4-alpha-glucan branching protein GlgB, with the protein MSEAVQVHSLLSDFDISLFRSGRHYKLYEKFGSHELTINGQVGVYFAVWAPNAKEVSVIGNFNGWNPYSHQLHVRWDSSGIWEGFIPNLQNGEVYKYHILTNQGERLEKSDPFALHTEIPPSTASIVSTTWYKWTDSEWMYNRRETNALDRPYSVYEMHLGSWMRDPDHPDRFFSYLEIGERLVPYLQEMGFTHVEFMPVMEHPYYPSWGYQITGYFAASSRYGGPQELMGLIDALHQAGIGVLLDWVPSHFPGDAHGLYRFDGTHLFEHEDPKKGFHPDWQSYIFNYGRNEVKSFLISNAFFWLDRYHIDGLRVDAVASMLYLDYSRKQGEWIPNEFGGNENLEAVRFLKELNEAVYKYFPNTQTIAEESTSWPGVSRATFNDGLGFGMKWMMGWMHDTLSYFKEDPVNRAYHHDKMTFAGVYAFTENFMLPLSHDEVVYGKQSLIYKMPGDEWQKFANLRSLYLYMFTFSGSKLLFMGGEFGQTSEWNVNQSLDWHLLQFKPHLGLKKFVSDLNAVYKNHPALYEKAFSPEGFSWIEMADHANSLFVYARKGHDEENDLLVVLNLTPVVRRNFRVGAPHEGKWELVLNSDDAKYNGSAVAVKKKVATESVYWMNQKQSIVLDVPPLAGLVFKRVL; encoded by the coding sequence ATGAGTGAAGCGGTTCAAGTACATAGCTTACTGTCGGATTTTGATATTTCATTATTTAGATCAGGGAGGCACTACAAACTCTATGAGAAATTTGGTTCTCATGAGTTAACGATCAATGGGCAGGTTGGAGTATACTTTGCGGTATGGGCTCCAAATGCGAAGGAAGTATCGGTGATCGGAAATTTTAATGGCTGGAATCCTTATTCTCATCAACTACATGTGCGTTGGGATAGCAGTGGCATTTGGGAAGGATTTATTCCTAACCTGCAAAACGGGGAAGTCTATAAATACCATATTCTAACGAACCAAGGGGAACGTTTAGAGAAATCAGATCCTTTTGCGTTACATACTGAAATTCCACCAAGTACGGCTTCAATTGTTTCAACGACTTGGTACAAATGGACGGATTCGGAATGGATGTACAATAGGAGAGAAACGAATGCATTAGATCGACCGTATTCGGTTTATGAAATGCATTTAGGCTCGTGGATGCGTGATCCTGATCATCCGGATCGTTTCTTTAGCTACCTGGAAATTGGCGAACGACTCGTTCCCTATTTGCAGGAGATGGGCTTTACGCATGTTGAGTTTATGCCGGTTATGGAACATCCTTATTATCCGTCTTGGGGTTATCAAATCACAGGCTACTTCGCGGCGAGTTCTCGATACGGAGGACCTCAGGAATTGATGGGGCTGATTGATGCTTTGCATCAAGCGGGAATTGGAGTTCTGCTAGATTGGGTCCCTTCGCATTTCCCGGGAGATGCGCACGGGCTGTATCGATTTGATGGGACACATTTATTTGAACATGAGGATCCGAAGAAGGGATTTCATCCCGATTGGCAATCTTATATTTTTAATTACGGTCGGAATGAAGTCAAATCGTTCTTAATCAGTAATGCGTTTTTTTGGCTGGATCGTTACCATATTGATGGTTTACGTGTTGATGCCGTCGCTTCGATGCTTTACTTGGATTACTCGAGAAAACAAGGTGAATGGATTCCAAATGAGTTCGGTGGGAATGAGAATCTAGAAGCAGTTCGCTTTTTAAAGGAATTGAACGAAGCTGTATATAAATACTTTCCGAATACCCAAACTATTGCAGAAGAGTCGACTTCTTGGCCAGGTGTCAGTCGGGCGACTTTTAACGACGGTTTAGGATTTGGAATGAAATGGATGATGGGCTGGATGCATGATACGTTGAGCTATTTCAAGGAGGATCCTGTCAACAGAGCGTATCATCATGATAAGATGACTTTTGCAGGTGTCTATGCTTTTACGGAGAATTTTATGCTGCCACTCTCACACGATGAGGTCGTGTATGGTAAGCAATCATTAATCTATAAAATGCCTGGCGATGAGTGGCAAAAGTTTGCTAACTTAAGGTCACTTTACCTCTATATGTTCACCTTCAGTGGCAGCAAATTGCTGTTTATGGGCGGAGAATTTGGGCAAACATCGGAATGGAATGTCAACCAATCTTTAGATTGGCATCTCTTGCAGTTTAAACCCCATTTAGGTTTAAAGAAATTTGTGTCGGATTTGAACGCTGTTTATAAAAATCATCCAGCGTTGTATGAGAAGGCTTTTAGTCCAGAGGGATTTTCTTGGATTGAGATGGCTGATCATGCGAATAGTCTCTTTGTTTATGCTAGAAAAGGGCATGACGAGGAGAACGATTTGCTTGTTGTGTTAAATCTTACACCTGTTGTTCGTCGGAATTTCAGGGTCGGAGCTCCACATGAGGGCAAATGGGAACTTGTTTTGAATTCTGACGATGCGAAATATAACGGTAGTGCTGTCGCTGTAAAGAAAAAGGTAGCAACCGAATCGGTTTATTGGATGAATCAAAAACAGTCTATTGTATTAGATGTCCCACCTTTGGCGGGCTTAGTGTTTAAACGTGTTTTATAA
- a CDS encoding glycogen synthase: MQVIHLSVECFPVAKVGGLADVVGSLPKYLRQLGVDASVMMPFFDRKFTQDHQFDSVAKGEFYQGSSLLSYEVLRESNDSLGFPLYLIRIPGVLDREEVYCYPDEAEQWIAFQHAVLHYLKTNDIRPDVLHCHDHHVGLIPFLIRFTNEYRSLAEVRTVFTVHNGQYQGWMSWSKGILLPGFDTWKWGLLDWDGVINPLATAIKCCDAYTTVSEGYLEELYKEANGLQALFYDERAKSHGIVNGIDTAYWDPVTDQLIIENYGIAQVDEGKLANKKILSTQYGLDPALPLLSFIGRFATEKGADILADIIEDLLGNSKVSLNIFILGSGDATIQNNIAALLQRYKGRLAAFFGYNEGLAHQVYAASDLLIMPSRVEPCGLNQLYALKYGTIPVVRKIGGLKDTVIDVEDAGYGFVFDEVDSTQATAAVSRALAYISNAKQFDQIREKAMELDFSWHQSAQKYIDLYNQLLR, translated from the coding sequence ATGCAAGTTATTCATCTTAGTGTCGAGTGTTTTCCAGTTGCTAAAGTTGGCGGATTAGCAGATGTAGTCGGTTCATTGCCGAAATACCTCCGCCAGTTAGGTGTTGATGCTTCTGTGATGATGCCTTTTTTTGATCGGAAATTTACACAGGATCATCAATTTGATAGTGTTGCAAAAGGTGAATTCTACCAAGGCTCGTCACTACTATCCTATGAAGTGTTGCGTGAAAGCAATGATAGCTTAGGTTTTCCATTGTATTTAATACGCATTCCTGGGGTATTGGATCGTGAAGAAGTCTATTGTTATCCTGATGAAGCGGAACAATGGATTGCGTTCCAGCATGCAGTTTTACATTATCTAAAGACCAATGATATTCGTCCAGATGTGCTTCATTGCCATGATCATCATGTGGGTTTAATACCTTTTCTTATTCGTTTTACGAATGAATATAGATCATTAGCGGAGGTTCGAACAGTTTTCACTGTTCATAACGGACAATATCAAGGTTGGATGAGTTGGAGCAAGGGTATTTTGCTTCCAGGATTTGATACTTGGAAATGGGGATTATTGGATTGGGACGGTGTCATTAACCCTTTAGCTACTGCGATTAAATGCTGCGATGCTTACACTACAGTATCGGAAGGATATTTAGAAGAGCTATATAAAGAGGCTAACGGCTTACAGGCGCTGTTTTATGATGAACGGGCTAAATCACATGGCATTGTAAATGGTATCGATACGGCTTATTGGGATCCTGTTACAGATCAACTAATCATAGAGAATTATGGAATAGCACAAGTTGACGAAGGAAAGCTCGCCAACAAAAAGATTCTATCGACCCAATATGGTTTGGATCCAGCATTGCCTCTTTTAAGCTTTATTGGACGATTTGCAACGGAAAAAGGCGCTGATATCTTAGCGGATATCATTGAAGATCTCTTGGGTAACAGTAAGGTATCGCTGAATATCTTTATACTTGGCTCTGGTGATGCAACGATTCAAAATAATATTGCTGCGTTATTGCAGCGGTATAAAGGTCGTTTAGCAGCATTCTTTGGCTACAATGAAGGTTTGGCGCATCAGGTTTATGCCGCGTCGGATTTATTGATTATGCCTTCCAGAGTAGAGCCATGTGGCTTAAATCAACTTTATGCATTGAAATACGGTACCATTCCTGTTGTTCGTAAAATTGGCGGATTAAAGGATACGGTTATCGATGTTGAGGATGCAGGCTATGGCTTTGTGTTCGACGAGGTCGATTCTACTCAGGCTACAGCTGCGGTTTCGCGGGCTTTAGCTTATATTTCTAACGCAAAGCAATTTGATCAGATAAGAGAAAAAGCTATGGAACTGGACTTTTCCTGGCATCAATCTGCTCAAAAATATATTGACTTATATAACCAATTACTTAGATGA
- a CDS encoding glucose-1-phosphate adenylyltransferase has translation MAHKVVSIVLGGGRGTRLYPLTDQRSKPAVPIAGKYRLVDIPISNCLNSGYNKIFVLTQFNSASLNKHIKNSYNFSIFSKGFVDILAAEQTSEGDSWFEGTADAVRRTQKNLINVDYDYVLILSGDQLYQMDYSAMVEFHVKGGGDITIATIPVTGKEATGFGILKSDENGEVSSFIEKPAKDLLPDWTSEVPDELERQGRNYLASMGIYVFSKGVMKKLLAENKGMDFGKEIIPDAIGNVKILSYQYDSYWTDIGTISSFFDANIGLTDDIPAFNLFGETVYTRARMLPPSKVSGTTLNHVIVSDGCIILADKIHRSVMGIRSRVGAGTVIKMTYMMGSDYYEELTDVLEMTNSQQPPPIGVGERCYIENAILDKNCRIGNDVRIKGGKHLPDGDFEQYSVVDGIIVVKKNAVIHHNTSIGL, from the coding sequence ATGGCGCACAAAGTTGTTTCAATTGTATTAGGAGGAGGTCGTGGAACACGCCTTTATCCTCTGACCGATCAACGGTCAAAACCTGCAGTTCCTATCGCTGGAAAGTATAGATTGGTGGATATTCCGATTTCCAACTGTCTGAACTCGGGTTACAATAAGATTTTTGTTCTTACGCAATTCAACTCCGCGTCATTAAACAAGCACATTAAGAATTCCTACAACTTTAGTATTTTCAGTAAAGGCTTTGTAGATATTCTTGCTGCTGAACAGACTAGTGAAGGCGATAGCTGGTTTGAAGGAACCGCAGATGCTGTTCGTCGAACGCAAAAGAACTTAATCAATGTGGATTATGATTATGTGCTTATCCTTTCTGGTGATCAATTATACCAAATGGATTACTCTGCCATGGTCGAATTTCATGTCAAGGGTGGTGGGGATATCACGATTGCAACGATCCCAGTGACAGGCAAAGAGGCAACTGGTTTTGGTATTTTGAAATCTGATGAAAATGGCGAAGTATCGTCATTTATCGAAAAACCAGCTAAAGATTTGCTGCCTGATTGGACTTCCGAGGTTCCTGACGAATTGGAAAGACAAGGAAGAAACTATTTAGCTTCGATGGGGATTTATGTGTTTTCTAAAGGGGTCATGAAAAAACTTCTTGCAGAAAACAAAGGAATGGACTTTGGGAAAGAGATTATTCCAGATGCCATCGGGAATGTTAAAATTCTCAGCTATCAATATGATAGTTACTGGACAGATATTGGAACGATCTCATCTTTCTTCGATGCGAATATCGGCCTGACAGACGATATTCCTGCATTCAACCTATTCGGGGAAACAGTCTATACAAGAGCACGTATGTTACCTCCGTCTAAAGTTTCAGGGACGACTTTAAATCATGTAATTGTTTCCGACGGCTGTATTATATTAGCCGATAAAATCCATCGCTCTGTTATGGGAATTCGTTCAAGAGTAGGGGCTGGTACGGTTATAAAGATGACTTATATGATGGGTTCGGATTACTATGAAGAACTAACGGATGTTCTCGAGATGACGAATTCGCAGCAACCTCCTCCAATTGGAGTAGGTGAGCGTTGTTATATTGAAAACGCAATCCTTGATAAGAATTGTCGAATAGGTAATGATGTGAGAATAAAAGGTGGTAAACACCTACCAGATGGGGATTTCGAACAGTATTCGGTAGTAGACGGTATTATCGTGGTGAAAAAGAATGCCGTGATACATCATAATACAAGTATCGGCTTGTAA
- a CDS encoding EamA family transporter: protein MVKDTSTPAASTIIFAYAVVYVVWGSTFFFIEKALHAFPPFVLGSIRFIIAGTLLMGYCYLKGYKIYIKKAVKDAAFVGFLLLFIDMAAIIWSEQYISSAIVSILSAATAIWFIILDKPKWKENFSSITTILGLALGFMGVIMLFAEQIFGPASATTESENKLTAMIVLTLGTIGWTVGSLWSKYSKERSKASIKDNAEQSPAKEEDLNVMVKTAWQMVVAGTAFTTVALVNGEYSSFDPSSVSIEYWGAMVYLALMGSILAFSCYIFLLQVRPATEVSTYAYVNPIVALILVHFFTEHEVTKMQIIGLAVVLFSVLLMNWNLYQDSSLLRNYKRRRKIKKLRHMAPKSSIPRIVEVAEFGKRKPKKEADNKDKPTDTVNPEQNI, encoded by the coding sequence ATGGTAAAAGATACAAGTACCCCTGCAGCAAGCACCATTATCTTTGCTTACGCTGTTGTCTATGTGGTTTGGGGTTCCACATTCTTCTTTATTGAAAAAGCACTACATGCATTTCCGCCCTTTGTGCTAGGCTCTATCCGCTTCATTATCGCGGGAACGCTGTTAATGGGATATTGCTATCTTAAAGGATATAAAATCTATATTAAGAAAGCTGTAAAAGATGCTGCATTTGTCGGCTTCTTATTGCTATTCATTGATATGGCCGCTATCATTTGGTCGGAGCAATATATATCGAGTGCTATCGTTTCGATCTTATCTGCAGCGACAGCTATCTGGTTTATTATTTTAGATAAACCGAAATGGAAAGAAAACTTCTCAAGCATCACAACAATCCTCGGCTTGGCCCTTGGCTTTATGGGGGTGATTATGCTCTTTGCTGAGCAAATATTTGGTCCAGCCTCTGCAACCACAGAAAGTGAGAATAAGCTAACAGCGATGATTGTTTTAACCTTAGGTACAATTGGCTGGACAGTAGGTTCACTATGGTCTAAATATAGTAAGGAACGTTCAAAAGCTAGTATCAAAGATAACGCCGAGCAATCTCCAGCGAAAGAAGAAGACCTAAACGTAATGGTTAAGACAGCTTGGCAAATGGTTGTAGCCGGAACTGCTTTTACTACGGTAGCTCTAGTAAATGGTGAATATAGCAGCTTCGATCCTTCGAGTGTTTCTATTGAATATTGGGGTGCTATGGTTTATCTCGCTTTAATGGGCTCAATATTGGCGTTCAGTTGCTATATCTTCTTGCTTCAGGTTCGTCCAGCAACGGAAGTGAGCACCTATGCTTATGTTAATCCTATTGTAGCATTAATCCTAGTCCACTTCTTCACCGAGCATGAAGTTACCAAAATGCAGATTATTGGTCTAGCAGTTGTATTATTCTCGGTATTACTTATGAATTGGAATCTTTATCAAGACAGTAGCCTTTTAAGAAATTATAAGCGTAGAAGAAAGATTAAGAAGCTTCGCCATATGGCACCTAAATCAAGTATCCCACGTATAGTAGAGGTTGCAGAATTTGGTAAAAGGAAACCAAAAAAGGAGGCTGACAATAAAGACAAACCAACGGATACAGTAAATCCAGAACAAAATATTTAA
- a CDS encoding Lrp/AsnC family transcriptional regulator translates to MAKLEYSLDQIDLQILRIMQDNARTNNADIARELGMAPSAILERVKKLEQKDVILQYNARINPAALDQKMLSFIFIKTQDIIGVQKVGLLLAEIPDVLEVHDIAGEDGYLIKVRTNDSAGLVDLMRNTLSKVEGIISTRTTIVLETVKEDNKLVIPTKE, encoded by the coding sequence ATGGCAAAACTAGAATATTCCTTAGACCAAATTGATCTTCAAATATTGAGGATTATGCAAGACAATGCGCGCACAAATAATGCGGATATCGCACGTGAATTAGGTATGGCTCCCTCCGCAATTCTAGAGCGCGTTAAGAAGTTAGAACAAAAAGATGTTATCCTTCAATATAATGCGCGTATCAATCCCGCTGCACTTGATCAAAAAATGCTTTCTTTTATTTTCATTAAGACTCAAGATATTATTGGTGTACAGAAAGTAGGCTTATTGCTTGCTGAAATTCCTGATGTACTCGAGGTACACGATATCGCGGGTGAAGATGGTTATTTAATTAAAGTGAGAACAAATGATTCAGCAGGCCTAGTGGATCTTATGCGTAATACGCTAAGTAAGGTTGAGGGTATAATTTCAACTCGGACGACGATTGTTTTAGAAACTGTAAAAGAAGACAATAAACTAGTAATTCCGACAAAGGAATAA
- a CDS encoding FAD-binding and (Fe-S)-binding domain-containing protein — MSEISSLISLSKSLSGDLYFDPNNVEHQTMRLAYSTDASVYQEMPLAVCIPQNLEDLQTLIAYAKANQTTLIPRTAGTSLAGQVVGAGIILDVSRCFNQILEVNVEEKWARVQPGVIRDDLNAYLKPFGLMFGPETSTASRAMVGGMIGNNSSGLHSIVWGDTRQNLLAAKVLLDDAQLVEFKDLSEGEFFGKLALKSREGEIYRKINNILTDKTNQEAILAGYPKSEITRRNTGYALDMLMDSSQPFNFCRLLAGSEGTIGIITEAKIKLLDLPPKEIGLLCVHFNDMVECMRGNALALKHHPEASELVDKYILDFTVGHPTYQYNRFFIDGDPQALLIVEFRADTLAEIEAKADALKQALQQSNLGYAYPLITGTEQTNLVWDVRKAGLGLIRNLPGDNQPVNLIEDCAVSPEDLPDYVADIQKLLAEEGVHASYYAHAGAGELHIEPFINLKSSEGKRQFRSILEKTTDLVLKYNGSLSGEHGDGRLRGEFIGKVLGEQVYHLLLQVKQAFDPHNIFNAKKIVDTPPMDTHLRYDTVRDGKDIPTYFDFNKNESILRLAEKCSGSGDCRKTEITGGTMCPSFMATRDEKDTTRARANMLRQFLTNSNKQNRFDHEELKEVMDLCLSCKGCKTECPSSVDIAKMKAEFLQHYYDANGSSFRSKLIANFTQSQKLGSYVAPIYNFFATNQITSGLIKSVVGFAPNRSLPKVHGTTLSAWINKQNTIKQKRKVYLFSDEFTEYNDTEIGITAYKLLTALGYEVVVPKHLESGRTFLSKGFVKKAKALANKNVSMLANLISADTPLLGIEPSAIITFRDEYVDLVDPDCRAAAESLAKNALMVDEFLVQEIKAGRIHPEQFTADAQKIKLHGHCYQKAFKLVDYTKQLLSLPTNYEVEVIPSGCCGMAGSFGYEKEHFEVSQKVAELVLFPTLRKTSAEYLIAAAGTSCRHQIKDGVQRKSYHPVEIMYNALINK, encoded by the coding sequence GTGTCGGAAATTTCAAGTTTAATATCCTTATCAAAATCCCTATCGGGGGATTTATATTTTGATCCCAACAATGTAGAACATCAGACGATGCGCTTAGCATATTCTACAGATGCATCTGTTTATCAAGAGATGCCGTTGGCTGTTTGTATTCCTCAGAATTTAGAAGATCTACAAACTTTGATTGCATATGCCAAAGCGAATCAAACTACATTGATACCGCGTACAGCTGGCACTTCACTTGCCGGACAGGTTGTGGGGGCGGGCATTATACTCGATGTCTCCCGATGCTTTAATCAAATCTTAGAGGTTAACGTTGAGGAGAAATGGGCGAGGGTTCAACCTGGTGTGATTCGTGACGATTTGAATGCTTACCTGAAGCCATTCGGTTTAATGTTTGGTCCTGAAACATCAACGGCGAGTAGAGCGATGGTTGGCGGAATGATTGGAAATAATTCATCTGGACTCCATTCGATCGTTTGGGGAGATACACGACAAAATTTATTAGCTGCCAAAGTACTATTGGATGATGCCCAATTGGTCGAGTTTAAAGACTTGTCTGAAGGCGAATTCTTTGGTAAGCTTGCTCTAAAGTCTCGTGAAGGAGAGATCTATCGGAAGATAAATAATATTTTAACAGACAAAACTAATCAGGAAGCAATTCTTGCAGGCTATCCAAAGAGTGAGATTACACGTCGTAATACTGGATATGCATTGGATATGCTGATGGATAGTAGTCAACCTTTTAATTTTTGCCGTTTGCTGGCAGGTTCTGAGGGGACGATTGGAATTATCACGGAAGCGAAAATTAAGCTATTGGATCTTCCTCCAAAGGAGATCGGCTTACTATGTGTACATTTCAATGATATGGTGGAATGTATGCGTGGGAATGCCCTTGCTTTAAAGCATCATCCCGAAGCATCGGAATTAGTTGATAAGTATATTCTAGACTTTACAGTAGGTCATCCGACCTATCAATATAATCGTTTTTTCATTGATGGGGACCCGCAGGCCTTACTGATTGTGGAATTTCGAGCAGATACCTTGGCAGAAATTGAAGCTAAGGCAGATGCTCTAAAACAGGCTCTACAACAGTCGAACTTAGGCTACGCATATCCTTTGATTACTGGGACGGAACAGACCAATTTAGTATGGGATGTACGGAAGGCGGGACTAGGCTTGATTAGAAATCTGCCTGGCGATAATCAACCCGTAAATCTAATTGAAGACTGTGCGGTATCTCCAGAGGATTTACCGGATTACGTGGCTGATATTCAAAAGCTATTAGCTGAAGAGGGTGTACATGCATCTTATTATGCACATGCAGGGGCTGGAGAGCTGCATATTGAACCATTTATCAACTTGAAATCTTCAGAAGGAAAGCGCCAATTTCGCTCAATATTAGAGAAAACAACGGATTTAGTATTGAAATACAATGGCTCTTTAAGTGGTGAACATGGAGATGGTCGTTTAAGAGGGGAGTTTATTGGCAAGGTGCTTGGTGAGCAAGTTTATCATTTGTTACTTCAGGTGAAGCAAGCATTTGATCCACATAATATATTCAATGCTAAAAAGATCGTTGACACACCGCCAATGGATACACATCTTCGTTACGATACTGTTCGTGATGGCAAAGATATTCCTACCTATTTTGATTTCAACAAGAATGAAAGTATACTTCGTTTAGCGGAAAAATGTTCAGGCTCGGGCGATTGTAGAAAGACAGAAATTACAGGTGGTACCATGTGTCCTTCATTTATGGCGACTCGCGATGAAAAGGATACGACGCGTGCGAGAGCAAATATGTTACGTCAATTCTTGACGAATTCAAATAAGCAGAATCGTTTTGATCACGAGGAACTAAAAGAAGTAATGGATTTATGTTTGAGCTGTAAAGGCTGTAAAACAGAGTGTCCTTCGAGTGTGGATATTGCGAAAATGAAAGCTGAATTCCTACAACACTATTACGATGCTAATGGCAGTAGCTTCCGGTCAAAATTGATTGCTAATTTTACACAATCGCAGAAATTAGGATCTTATGTTGCTCCAATTTATAATTTCTTTGCAACGAACCAAATTACGTCGGGTCTTATCAAGTCTGTCGTTGGATTTGCGCCGAATCGTTCATTACCAAAAGTTCATGGTACAACATTAAGTGCATGGATAAATAAACAAAACACGATTAAACAGAAAAGAAAAGTATATCTTTTTAGTGATGAGTTTACAGAATATAATGACACAGAAATCGGCATAACGGCTTATAAATTATTAACTGCGTTAGGATATGAAGTAGTTGTTCCAAAGCATTTAGAGAGTGGAAGAACGTTCCTTTCGAAAGGATTTGTTAAGAAAGCAAAAGCCTTAGCAAACAAAAACGTATCCATGTTAGCAAATTTGATTTCCGCAGACACGCCTTTGTTAGGTATTGAGCCTTCCGCAATTATTACTTTCCGCGACGAATACGTCGATCTTGTTGACCCTGATTGTAGAGCCGCAGCGGAAAGCCTTGCAAAGAATGCACTCATGGTTGATGAGTTTCTAGTGCAAGAAATAAAGGCAGGTAGAATTCATCCAGAGCAATTTACTGCTGATGCGCAGAAAATCAAACTACATGGTCACTGTTATCAGAAAGCATTCAAACTAGTTGATTACACCAAACAATTGTTATCCCTTCCAACAAATTATGAGGTGGAAGTTATACCATCGGGTTGTTGTGGTATGGCGGGTTCATTTGGCTATGAGAAAGAGCATTTCGAAGTGTCGCAGAAAGTAGCAGAATTAGTATTGTTTCCAACCCTGCGAAAAACTAGCGCGGAATATCTTATCGCAGCTGCAGGTACTTCATGTAGACATCAAATTAAAGACGGTGTGCAACGCAAGTCCTATCATCCTGTAGAGATTATGTATAATGCATTAATCAACAAATAA
- a CDS encoding alpha/beta hydrolase: MKIKFTILFLLLTCSFAFAAKVDTLSIQSAAMGKSIKTVVISPDKAGKGLPVLYLLHGYSGDYANWVNKVPAVKTLVDQYGFIVVCPDGGYGSWYWDIEGNKNYQYETFVSKELVGYIDGKYDTAKDRSKRGISGLSMGGHGAMYLAIRHQDTFSAVGSTAGGVDIRPFPNNWEMASRLGSYAENPEKWNQHTVMELTHLIKPKSLEIFIDCGTEDFFFGVNERLHEKLKYMNVPHRYLSMPGGHSWEYWSKSIHYQMAFFNEVFNKPNEPIKK; this comes from the coding sequence ATGAAAATAAAATTTACTATTCTTTTTCTTCTTTTGACTTGCTCTTTTGCTTTTGCGGCAAAAGTAGATACCTTATCTATTCAAAGCGCTGCTATGGGCAAAAGTATAAAAACTGTCGTCATTTCACCTGATAAGGCAGGTAAAGGGCTACCTGTACTGTATCTCCTACATGGATATTCTGGAGACTATGCAAATTGGGTCAATAAAGTCCCGGCGGTTAAGACTTTAGTTGATCAGTATGGTTTTATCGTGGTATGTCCCGACGGCGGATATGGTTCATGGTATTGGGATATCGAAGGGAATAAGAATTATCAATATGAAACATTTGTAAGTAAAGAGCTTGTCGGCTATATCGACGGAAAATACGATACAGCCAAAGACAGAAGCAAGCGTGGAATTTCTGGTTTAAGTATGGGAGGACATGGTGCGATGTATTTGGCGATTCGTCATCAAGACACATTTTCTGCTGTAGGAAGTACTGCTGGAGGAGTTGATATTCGACCTTTCCCTAACAACTGGGAGATGGCGAGTCGATTGGGAAGCTATGCGGAAAATCCGGAGAAATGGAATCAACATACCGTGATGGAATTAACCCATTTGATTAAACCTAAGTCTTTGGAAATATTTATCGACTGCGGAACGGAGGATTTCTTCTTTGGCGTGAACGAAAGATTACATGAAAAATTGAAATATATGAATGTCCCACATCGCTACTTAAGCATGCCAGGTGGACATAGCTGGGAATATTGGAGTAAATCGATCCATTATCAAATGGCATTCTTCAATGAGGTTTTTAATAAACCAAATGAACCGATAAAGAAATAA